TTGgaactaattaaaaatatcaactgCCAGTCTAAATACTTGGAATTAAAAGTTACTATGTTTTTTCAAGATACTATCATTGcagaaaaaagggaataatATAGACATTCCATCAAAGCTATTTattaagacaaaaaaaattaaaaagaaaatgaaaattccaCAACTGTATTTTTCTTAAGCAAATGTatgtagaaattattttgtagcCTTTtcataaatacaattttcaaaCGCGTCAGCAcgttttatatgtgtataaaaaatattattgagaAACATTAATCTTATAgctttaaaaaaatcttttatcgcACTTAAttgtcataaatataaattcataaatctGTATagaatgtttttaatattgtaaataatataatataagtgcttatataaaaattaaaatatcacatataattatatcataaaaatgtataattcgCTGtaactttgtttttatttcattcatgcaataaataagaaatatacgtTAAGCAGGTATAAGCGAAATGAAAAAACTTCAAATTGTAGTTggttctataatatataaaatcccTATGAACATTATTGAAATTGTTGTAACATTTCATTCTTTTGTATGTGGTTCACATCTTACTCTGTTAAACGAacatacaattattaatatagttaTAAACTACTTACCATGCCATTCTGCTTTAGTATAACCTCTAACGACTGGTTTGAAGGCATCGTTGGTTTTATCATGAATATTAagtaacatatatttaaactttCCACTTGCATCGATATCTACATCAGGAACTTTGTTAAGTAATTCGGACATCGTGGCAAACCACCGAGTATTAATAGAAGCtcctagaaaaaaaagtaagttgTACAAGATTATCCGAATTGaacgtattttttatatcaatttatttaggATCACCAAAGGTTATCAAAATGTATAGAACatagtttaaaaatatttttaatacatgcATTAAGAGTtgttattcgataaaatttgaaCATACCCAATTGTTTTACAGACCcggtaattaaaaaatggagTATACATGCACTCttcaaaatcatattttttctaaaaaaaaaaaaaaaaagaaaacatagatGACTTCGAAACTAGCGACATCTAGCAAATAATTCCAATATTAAATACATGTGGTCGATCATGAAGTCATAAcctaaaatttattattatttattttcaaatatcttgTTATAAAAGCAATTATAATTGAACATAATTTATAGGAAaacgttaatatttattttataagtgAAAATAATGTTACCTGTCAAACAACGTATACCATACAAAGCGAGTGCAGCTTGGAACTTATTAAAtagtatatttgttatatataaaccaGCATTGACACATTATTTAAGTGTACGAGAtactataataaaacatatatgtagaggtaaacataattataataaaaataaaattataaaggcAATTccgtttgtaaaaaaaaatatgtttttatagatttaaatgaaatgGAGGTTAGGCCACCTGACAATTATGTAGTGATTGAAGGAAAAACCAATGAAAAACTAGAAGTTATTGTTCGTCCTAATTATGCAGATGATGAACTAGTTGTTGGACCTCGTTATCAATATAATGATATCAGTTTATCTGCTGCAAATCGTTTATCCATAGATACTTCTGGTGTTTTAATATGCGGTATTAATGGAGGTAattcattgataaataaaattagagaATCAAAACCATCAAGATATTACAGACTTAAAGGGATCTTAGGTCAAGCAacaaataatcattttaaaactggtaaaataatagaaaaatctacatacaaacatatcaAAAGAGCTCATATTGACAAAATATGTGCCTCGATGCAATCTtctcatcaaaaaaaaatgtttgagtAAGCATTAAtttatacacttatatatatatatatacatgcttAAAATTCTACAATATACtcaaatatattctaatacattattaatatatactttaaattaatattttagaatttgTGGAGTAGATATTCAAAGTCAAACTGCTTATGAATTAGCAGTACAGGGTTTAATTAGACCAGCTCACTCAGAAATCCCTGtgttatatgaaataaaatgtataaattttcaacCTCCTGAATTCACACTTGGTAAGATTagattgttaaattaaaataattaaactattagaatattttaattttttttttaacaaatttaaatatatatatatatattatttttagaaattatttgcaTCAATGAATATGAGCAGTATTTAAAAACGTTAATTCACGAATTAGGTTTAGAACTTCATTCCACAGCTACTTGTACACAAATACAATGTTTTAAATATGGATTATTTGAACTACAACATGCACTACTATCTAAAAAGTGGGATATACTGTCTAtcttaaataatatgaaaatatgtacaaaaatattaaaggaaaatgattatttaatagaaCAAACTAATCCTATTTTGGTAGACAATAGTCAGTAAATTTTGCATTAATagatacacatttatatatactgtatataataaacatcgtcacgaatatattttttaatatttaatatacatacaattttttatggaaagacaaatagatagaatttatatatttttttagcaCATGTagcataattttttcttaattttattcatattaattttttatttggtttttataaatttgtagaacatttttactaattttcgatatactattaatatttttgttcgattaaatatttcagaGAATGataagaatgtata
The sequence above is a segment of the Vespula vulgaris chromosome 12, iyVesVulg1.1, whole genome shotgun sequence genome. Coding sequences within it:
- the LOC127068273 gene encoding 14 kDa phosphohistidine phosphatase-like produces the protein MILKSACILHFLITGSVKQLGASINTRWFATMSELLNKVPDVDIDASGKFKYMLLNIHDKTNDAFKPVVRGYTKAEWHDNVYEETTKQLKQYPDLEVESLGGGRILHDPEKKSIKVYGYSQGYGKADHQVSVELLKKKYTDYDITYSDDGY
- the LOC127068261 gene encoding pseudouridylate synthase TRUB2, mitochondrial isoform X1, with product MLPVKQRIPYKASAAWNLLNSIFVIYKPALTHYLSVRDTIIKHICRDLNEMEVRPPDNYVVIEGKTNEKLEVIVRPNYADDELVVGPRYQYNDISLSAANRLSIDTSGVLICGINGGNSLINKIRESKPSRYYRLKGILGQATNNHFKTGKIIEKSTYKHIKRAHIDKICASMQSSHQKKMFEICGVDIQSQTAYELAVQGLIRPAHSEIPVLYEIKCINFQPPEFTLEIICINEYEQYLKTLIHELGLELHSTATCTQIQCFKYGLFELQHALLSKKWDILSILNNMKICTKILKENDYLIEQTNPILVDNSQ
- the LOC127068261 gene encoding pseudouridylate synthase TRUB2, mitochondrial isoform X2, yielding MLPVKQRIPYKASAAWNLLNSIFVIYKPALTHYLSVRDTIIKHICRDLNEMEVRPPDNYVVIEGKTNEKLEVIVRPNYADDELVVGPRYQYNDISLSAANRLSIDTSGVLICGINGGQATNNHFKTGKIIEKSTYKHIKRAHIDKICASMQSSHQKKMFEICGVDIQSQTAYELAVQGLIRPAHSEIPVLYEIKCINFQPPEFTLEIICINEYEQYLKTLIHELGLELHSTATCTQIQCFKYGLFELQHALLSKKWDILSILNNMKICTKILKENDYLIEQTNPILVDNSQ